In the Lepus europaeus isolate LE1 chromosome 10, mLepTim1.pri, whole genome shotgun sequence genome, tgacagagagatggggacagaaagagctctcccaccccctggttcacccccaaatggctgcaacagccaggccaaagccaggagctccatccgggtctcccacatgggtgcaggagcccaagcactcgggccatcctcagCGGCTCTCccgggggcattagcagggagctggatccgaagcggagcagccgggaccactttgggatgctggtgtcgcccGGGGCAGCGTAACCCGCGCACCCCAACGCCGGCCCCGGCTCTGTCTGGACTCGCAGCCCAGGCACCATCTCCATGCGTCTGCGTACCTGCTCCTGCCTCTCGGGGCCGGGAGGTGGGGAGCAGCACCGTGAGCCCCGCGGCTGTCTgctgtctcccccccacccccaagcagcTGACGGAGGGCAGGAGGGGCTCCCCTGGGGGTCACTCCCCGCCCCACACTCTGCACCCAGGCCACGCCGTCGCCGTGGAGGAAGCCGGCGGAAGCCGAGGTGCTGCCAAGTTAACTCACGGCGCCGGGGTGCGGGGTCTGGAAGGGAGGCGCGGGTCGGGCCTGGGTCGGAGGCCGCGCAGGGCCGCCATCCCGCGGGCTAACCCCACCGCCGGGACCCTGCCGCCCTCCCGCCCCCGTAAAGACCGGACTCGACGCCCGGGGACCTGGGCGCGGAGCAAGCCCACGCCCACCCACCTCGCTCTGCCCTCGGACAACCCCCAGGGAAGCCCGCACGGCCGCCCCAGCTGCAGCCCACGGGCCTTGCCCGTCGCCGTCGGCCCGCGAGGAGCCCGTTAGCGGAGGGGACGCAGGTTGGCGGGTTAGCAACAATATGGGGGAAAACTCGGCCCCACATTTTCCTGTTTCCTCAGAACTGGGAATGTCAATAGTCGGTCCCGCGCCGGACCCGCCCACTAAGGACAGCAGCCACGAGGGCACCGACCCGCAGCCTGCGCCTGATGCCGGCCGCTTCCGGGAGAAGGCGTGGCCTGGCGTGCACGGCGGTGCTGGGATGGGATTGGACGACAAATGTGTCCCTCCGCGCCTCGGACCCGCCCCCGGCTCCCGCCCCTCCTCCGGCGCCAGAGGTAAGCCCTAACGCATGCGTTCTAAGGCCGTGGGCACTTCCGCCCGGCACTCCGGAACCCTCGGGTACGGCTCCGGTTTCCGGGGAGGAGACCGGAACAGCCGCAGCGGAAGTAGCGTGcggcaggtgggcggggccggccgtAGTCATGTCGGCCTCTCTGCTGCGGCGGGGCTTGGAGCTGCTGGCGGCGTCCGAGGGTGAGGCCGCCTTGGCTGGGGCGGGAGGGCGGCAGGGTCGCGGAGGTGGGGGACTGGCCCGGGCCGGGTTAGCCCGCGGGATGGCGGCCCTGCGCGGCCTCCGACCCAGGCCCGACCCGCGCCTCCCTTGCAGCCCCCCGGGCCGCTGCCGGCCAGGCCCAGGCGAGCGGGGCCCCGGACAAGCGGGCCCGGAAGGCGAAGGCCGCCCGGACGCAGAGGCTGCGGAACTCGGCCAAGGGGAAGGCGCCCAAGTCGGCTCTGGGTGAGTTCGGGGCGGGCCGGCGCGGCGGGGAGCCCGTGGAGGGACGACGGCCGTGGTCCGAGACGGGCTCAGAGGAGACGGCCGAGAGCCGGGGGCGAGTCGGAGGAGCGTTTTAGAAGGAACGGCACGtgcagagggcctgggtcaggAGGCGGCTGGCGGCCGGCGCCCGTCCCTGCCGGGCCCGGGGGAGCGGCggaggggcccctgcacccgcgtgcagccatctggggagcgagccagcggACGGATGGTCTttgtctcgctgtctctcccttctctgtcactctctcaaataaatcaacctttgaAAAAGATGTTTGACCTtaaaaaggttcatttatttacttgaaaggcagagagagggagagggaggggagggggaggggaggggaggggagagggtccttcaaacactgattcactccccagatggccacagcagccagggctgggccaggccaaaaccaggagctccatccaggtctcccgcctgGCGGGCCCCGGGGGGCTGCGGAGGCCGGATGCGTAGACGTGCTGAGGGGTTGGTTAGAGGCCGGAGCTCCAGGAGGAGACAGCCTGAGCCGGGAGGCCCCAGTGGTGCTGCTGCGGAGCAGGAGGGACGGAAGCCGGCAGTCAGCCCCCTCGCCCACCCTGCCCTCACCCCATGCCCCCGACCCCTCCCTCGCTGCCTCCCATGCCACCCAGGCGTCCTGTGGGTGGACTTGGCCCGGGCCCCCGTGCTGAGTGCTCAGACTGAGCCTGGGGGCCGCCCTGGGGAGCGGTGCCCCACCCTGCATTCGTGGACTGGGCCTGGGGGCCGCCCTGGGGAGGGGAGCCCCCGCATGCTCGCCACCTCGGATAAGCTGTAGCCCCACTTACCCGGAGTGTTGTAGAAGCCTCCTCACCactctcctgtctgtctgtctctctctctctctctctcacacaaacacacacacacacactatcttgTTTTCAGCAGCAACCCAGGTGATGTGGGAAGTCAGATCCCTCCTGCCCGCACCCCCGGGGCTCCCTGCAGTAGGAACCAGAGGTCGTAGGCAGGCTGATGAGGCCCcgcctggcccccagcctccccggcCTCAGCCCACTGCTCAGCGTCGGTTTGGGGAGCCCGGAGCCTGCCCCTCTCACTGCTGCCCGGCACCCCTTGCATTCCCTCACTGTTCCCcattatttgagagagtgacggagatctccatctgctcgttcactccccaaatgtccacaacagccagggcgagccacgctgaaaccgggagccaggagctccggccGAGTCTCCCCCACAGGCGGAGGGACCCCTGGCCCTGAGCCGTCAGCGCGGCCTCCCACCGCGCACCTGCAGGGTGCTGGGTCACACACAGACCTGCTTTGGGGTCAGGAGTCCCAGCAGTGGCCTGCCACCCTGCGCCACGCTCCCGGCCCGCAGCCACCCTGTGAGACGCTGCTCCCTTGCTCCTCTCGTGCCGGCACAGGGCAGGGGTCTGCGTGGGCGCGGCACACGGGCAGCCAGGCTGCCGCACGTCTGGGGAGGGGCGGCAGCACAGAAGGCTTCCAGGGAGTGGGTCTGAAATGCTGCCCTGCCCGCCACCCACAGCCGAGTACCGGAAGCGAGAGTGCCAAGACCACCTCAGGGCAAACCTGAAGTTCATGACCAGCGCCAGGAGCCCCGTGGCCGAGTCCATGAGCCAGCAGGTGTGTCGGGGGACGGGGACTGGGGGGTGGAGGCCGGGTGGGGGAGCTGGtgcgccctgccctgccctgtgcacACCCCCCGGGGACCTCGGGTCAGGGCCTGGCTTCTGCCCCCTTCCCAGATCCTGCGGCAGAACCGAGGCCGCAAGGCCTGTGACCGGCCCGTGGCCAAGACCAAGAAGAAGAAGGCGGAGGGCACGGTGTTCACGGAGGAGGACTTCCAGAGGTTCCAGCAGGAATACTTTGGCAGCTAGGCTCCCTGGGACCCTGGGGACTGGGGCTCGGGCCCAGCCTCCTCCAGCTGCCCTCCTCTGCTGGCCCACACCCTGCCGTGTGCGCCGTGCACCGCTTGGCCAGGAGGTGGCGATGGAGAACCAACCTGGCTCTGGGAAGCCCTGGGCCTGGAGCGCAGGGAGGGTGGAGTGGAGCTGGTGAGGGGGAAGCCCTGGGGGGATTTGCACAGGCCTGGCCTGGACGTCCACGAGTTAGGGATGGACGCTcacagcacctgcacctgctgcaaagacgtttctgttttgtttgctttggcTGGGAGGTGCCCCTGGGCTGTTGGCTGTGGAGAGAGGCCAGTTACTGGCAGCCACACCTCCCATCTGGGGTGGGCTTCCGGGTTTTGATAAACGTGGGcccaggagctgtgtgtgtgctgctgcCTCCCGTCTGGCACCGGGCGCCTCCGTGCCCCACTGCACCGGGCGGTGCTCCACTCCGGGTCCGAGTCCTCCAGTGCCCGCCGACCCCCAGCCATGTCTCCTGCCGCAGGAGTGGCGGCCCTAGAGGCAAAGATCGCCTGGCAGCTGCCGGGCCTCGCCCCCAGAAGCAGGCACCGCCCGACCctcccaggggcccaggctcccCCGTGGTGACCACGGCATTCCAGCCAGCGCCCTGCACCCAAGGCCTGGGCCGCGGCCCTTGTCCTCCTCAGCCCAGGGTGCCGGCTTCCGCTGAGTCCTGGGGCTGGGTCGGGTGGGTACAGCCCGCCAGCACCGGCCGGGACGGGCTCAGCAGTGGTGCAGTGGAGGCTGCCTGTGTGAGAGGGCCCACCACGGCCGCCTCCGCTGCTCTGGTCTCCAGCCCACTTTCCATCCCATGAGCCGGACAGAGGGGCCCCGAGCTGCCCAGGAGGTCAGGGCCggctggagaggaggaagaggagggaggcccaggaggcaggatctcggttggggtctcccacagagtGGAAGGGCCcacgtatttgagccatcactccgGCACgcctagcaggcagctgggtgccGCGGGGCTGGGGTGCGGGCACCCCAGGGGCATCCGCAGATCCCACCGCTTGCTAAGTAGCTTAGCCAGAAGCCGGCTCAGCCGCTTGCTCAAGGCCATCTGCGTCACGGAAGAACAGGCTGGCCAAGGACACACCTGCAGCCGTGGCACTTGCTGTTCCCAGGTCCCTCCCAGGTCAGGAGGAGACAAGCGGGGGTCCGACCCTGTCCTGCTCCTGAGGTCTGCGCCATCTCCCCTCCCGCTGACGCCAGGTAGCGCAGGggctccggggtgggggtggggtgcctgGCCACGCCCCTCTGTCCCGCAGGTCCGGGGTGAACAGTCCCCGTGGATGGTTCTGGTCAGGTGACCAGGAGGCTGGTGCTGGCCCAACAAGGGGACGCTGTCCTGTCACTCAAGCCAAGGCTGAAAGGACAGAACAGGAAGAGGCCCCCCTTGACCAAGAACCCCGGTAGATGTGAAAGCCCCAAAGGCTGACAAGTCTGGGCCCAGAGTTCGAGGAGCCCACAGCGCAACCAAGAGGGTCTCAGCCGGACTTCTGTCCCACTTCCGGGCTGGGCTGTGGCCGAGAGCGTTGGGGCAGGAGTGGGGTGGTTCTGCCCTGCGGGACCCCAGCAGGGCGGGCTTCAGGCTCACCTGGCAGGACGCCAGCCCTGCTCAGAGCTCGGGCCAGGCTGCTGGATCCTGGGTCTCCTGCCGCCTGCCCCCAGGGGTCCTGCTGGGGCGGGGTGCTTGCCCCGGACTCCACATCCATCTAGCACCTGCAGCCCTGTCCACCTGGGTGTCTGGCACTCCTCCAGGGGTCCCCAGCACAGGGGATTCCTGGCCTCCAGCCACCGCTCCTGGTGCCGCCCAGCATCCCCTCCCTGCCCATCGTCTCACGCTGTCTCAGTGCCCAGTAGGAGCAGTCGTGGGGGACAGAGAGGCCTGGGGAACAGCAAGTACCAAGGCCCTGAGGTAGGAACAAGCTGAGCAGAGGGGCCGTGTGGAGCAGGGCACAGGCCCACAGGGTCCAGGAGCCGGGGGAGGGCCGCAGCCAGTGTGGGTGCCCCCTCCCCGGCACATTTCCCAGCTCCCAAATGACAGCTTGACCACTGTGGGGCATTGGCCTGTGGCCAGGTGTGGCCCTGGCCCGGGTGGCTAGGTCACCTCTGGGGCTgctgtcctgtcccctcctcagCGCCCTCTGCTTGGCACCATCCTTGTCCCTCAGGTTGAGCCAGGTACCCCTTGGGCAAAGCAGGCACGGTGCTGGGTGTGTGTGGCAAAACCAGTAGTCAAAACCAAGTGAGGCACAGAGCAAGGACTAGGAAACATCCCAGCTGCTCGCTTCCAATCCTGCTAACCTGGGgaggcatgggagacctgcatggggctccaggctctggcccagcccagccctggccgttgcagccacttggggagtgacccagaggaagagCCGAGCACCCCCTGCCCAGCAGCTATGCCAATGGGGGCCTTGGATGCCCTCGCTCCTCgagcccctcccccaagccccCATTTCAGGGAAGAGTTCAGGTTTCCTGGAACCTAAGAAACTTCCCCTTTGTTGGGGATCCAGGCCACACCCCCTCTTTCTCGGAAGCCCTGGCTTGACCACAAAGCACTAAAGCCCTCCTCCAACCGGATGGAGGCCTCTGCTCCTAGGGCCGTGTCCTTTCACGGAGGCGCTCGGCCTGGCGCCGATGGCTCCTGCAGCCTTGCCAGCTGGGAGGTCTCTGTAGGTGCCGTCAGGTGGCCTGAGTTCTGGGAGGGCAGGTGTCCTGATGCCAGACCAGACCCTGCCAACCCTGCCTCTGGCCAGCTTCCTGCCCTGTGCTGGGGAGGAGgtacacgggagacccggatggagttcctggttcccacctttggcacagctgttaaggatttggggagtgaacaggtacCAGTATTTCCCTGTGTGAAAAAAATCTGACCTatggaggcagagaaggaaaactccaaggtcacacagccaaggAGTGGCAACGCCAGCGTCAGTGTGGTTCTAGAACCTCCTAAGACGCGGGCGACCGCTGGGTGGCTCCCCGAGATTTTGACAAGGGGGGGGATTCGAAAATCTCAAAGATGGGCCCGGGCCCCAGACTGACAATCCCTCGGGTGGCGTGTGTCCTAACTGCTGGCACAGAACACTGGGATCTGACCCCCtagctcagggccagtgctgtggcgtagcaggtaaagcagcctgcagtgccagaatcccatgtgggcaccagtttgaatcccggctgctccacttccaatccagctctttaagatgcccaagtgctcCGGCCCCAGcgtctacatgggagacctggaagaagctccaggcttttgcttcagcccagccctggctgctgtggccatctggtgtGTGAGCCAGATGAAAaccggtctaactctgccttcaaataaatcttaatcaGCTCTCCACGGATCCCTGTGTATGCAGGATGGGGCACCCCCCCCCTCTAAGGAACACAAGGCAAGGGAGGGCACCTGCCGCAGCTGGGCTCTGGCTCTCACCTCCACTCATCTGTAGCCCTGGCAGCAAGATTGTGGGCCTGACCTCAGACAAGGTGAAGTCCAGCCACCGGGCTCCTGGAGACCGCGCTCTGGACCGGGCACACGCTGGCCCTGACCTGAGCACCCGCCCCAGACCAGATCCCACCAGGGGACTCTCACATCTGCCCCGCCCAGAGGTGTGCGAGCCACAGGACACAACTCTCAGGTGTGCTTTCActacaaaataatttattacaGTGGCGCCTCCTGTGCACAGGCGGCGCCCTAGGCGGGGACCCTCCTCCTGCCGCGGGCCGCGCGCACCTCCTCCAGCAGGTCCTTGAGGTACTGGATCTCCTTGGCCAGGCCGTCGGCCCTCTCCCGCAGGGCGGCGTTGCGCTCCTCCAGCCCCCGGCACTCGCCCGCCAGCGCCTCCTGCTCCGCCCGCTTCTTCTGCCGGTAGCGCGTGGCGGCCGTCTTGTTCTGCTCCATCTTCTTGAGCTTCTTCTCCAGCTTCTCGCCCTTCACgcgcgccgccgcggccgccgcagGCTCGTAGGGCTTGGGGCGGGTGGGGGCGGGCGGGCCCCTGAGCGGGGAGACCCTGGGGGTGGAGGCGGAGGGGCTGCGCTGCGGGGAGCCCGGGTAGGACTCCGGGCTCATGCAGACGCCGCTGTCGTTGTCCGAGGGGCTGTCCTCCTCCTTGACGCTCTGCGGGACCACGGGGCCCAGGCCGGGCGACTCGGGCTTCCGGTCCCCGTCGGCGATGTCCACCTCGCTGCCCAGCTCCAAGCTGAACGACTCATCCGGGGAGGCGGCCGCGACCCCCAGcgacaggggcaggggctgcaggaagGTGCAGGGGGCGACCTGCGGCAGGCTCGCGGGGAGGGGGCCGAGCGGGCTCCCCGCCTGGGGCAGCTCCTTGAGCGCGTCCAGGGCCAGGGGGGCGAAGAGGTCACACGAGTCGTCCAGCGAGGCCAGCAGCTCGTCGGGCACGGTCTCCAGGTCGTCCAAGCTCAGCAGGGCGTCGAAGTCGAACTCCTTGAGGTCCACTTTCTCCAACATCCAGTCCGTCCCGGAGAAGGCGTCCTCTGCGGGGCGCGGCGAGGGCCCGTGAGGCCggcgcccccccgccccgccccgcgcgccccctCCCACACGCCCACCCCCGGCACTCACCCTTGCCGTCGGCGGAGGCGCCCGGCAGCC is a window encoding:
- the RPS19BP1 gene encoding active regulator of SIRT1 codes for the protein MSASLLRRGLELLAASEAPRAAAGQAQASGAPDKRARKAKAARTQRLRNSAKGKAPKSALAEYRKRECQDHLRANLKFMTSARSPVAESMSQQILRQNRGRKACDRPVAKTKKKKAEGTVFTEEDFQRFQQEYFGS
- the ATF4 gene encoding cyclic AMP-dependent transcription factor ATF-4, which produces MSFLHSAGLAGDLASPFDQAALGAEEGLGLLDDYLEVATPWKPPGPPGDKAAAGFSEWLAADGLPGASADGKEDAFSGTDWMLEKVDLKEFDFDALLSLDDLETVPDELLASLDDSCDLFAPLALDALKELPQAGSPLGPLPASLPQVAPCTFLQPLPLSLGVAAASPDESFSLELGSEVDIADGDRKPESPGLGPVVPQSVKEEDSPSDNDSGVCMSPESYPGSPQRSPSASTPRVSPLRGPPAPTRPKPYEPAAAAAARVKGEKLEKKLKKMEQNKTAATRYRQKKRAEQEALAGECRGLEERNAALRERADGLAKEIQYLKDLLEEVRAARGRRRVPA